Proteins encoded within one genomic window of Solibaculum mannosilyticum:
- the uvrC gene encoding excinuclease ABC subunit UvrC, which yields MNPRLDVLREKARRLPLTPGVYIMKNPKEQIIYIGKAKALRNRVSQYFGAGNQHTPKVRRMVEQVQDFDYILTDSEYEALVLECSLIKQYMPKYNILLKDDKGYHYVRVTKGPWSRISEAKQMAEDGSLYLGPYTSGWTVKQAVDEANKIFGLPTCSRRFPQEIGKGRPCLNFFIKQCCAPCRGKISAEEYEDIVEEAVDFLKGGKPFSKKELTQRMEQAAENLEFEKAARLRDRIQAIERVSQKQKVVMSRVPVQDVIAMARVGEKAAVEVFRFTNGRLHDQESFLLGEIDTEPEARQEFVERYYTMRPDAIPPVIAMDEPAEDMELLGQWLSERAGRKVTLQIPQRGEQRHLVDMCRANAAEKLAQDVGRTGKEVAALEELGRLLGLDSPPRYIESYDISNTAGSDNVGAMVVFEDGRPLKSAYRKFAIKGFEGQDDYASLYEVLSRRFHRYEEEKETGEGFGRLPDLILMDGGKGQVSAVLPVIREHGLDVPVFGMVKDDKHRTRAITSEGAEIAIAATRSVFTLVSDIQEEVHRFAIGYHRQKRSKSAISSTLQGIPGIGPARAKALLRTFGTVGRVKEATEEELSAVKGMNAQAAKAVRAYFDGEDF from the coding sequence ATGAATCCAAGGTTGGATGTTTTGCGGGAAAAAGCGAGACGTTTGCCGCTTACGCCAGGTGTCTATATCATGAAGAATCCAAAGGAACAGATTATCTATATTGGGAAAGCCAAGGCGTTGCGAAACCGGGTCAGCCAGTATTTTGGCGCTGGCAACCAGCATACACCTAAAGTGCGCCGCATGGTGGAGCAAGTGCAGGATTTCGACTATATCCTCACCGACAGCGAATACGAGGCCTTGGTACTGGAATGCAGTCTCATCAAGCAGTACATGCCCAAGTACAACATCCTGCTCAAGGACGACAAAGGATATCACTACGTCCGCGTGACCAAAGGACCTTGGTCGCGGATCTCGGAGGCCAAGCAGATGGCCGAAGACGGCTCCCTTTATTTGGGCCCTTATACCAGCGGCTGGACGGTCAAGCAAGCGGTGGATGAGGCCAATAAGATTTTTGGATTGCCCACTTGCAGCCGACGCTTTCCCCAGGAGATCGGAAAAGGAAGGCCCTGCCTCAATTTTTTTATCAAACAGTGCTGTGCCCCTTGCCGAGGAAAGATCAGCGCTGAGGAATATGAGGATATCGTGGAGGAAGCGGTGGATTTCCTAAAAGGAGGCAAGCCTTTTTCCAAAAAGGAATTGACCCAGAGGATGGAACAGGCGGCGGAAAATCTGGAATTTGAAAAAGCGGCGAGACTTCGAGATCGTATCCAGGCCATCGAACGGGTTTCTCAGAAGCAGAAGGTGGTTATGTCGAGGGTGCCGGTACAGGACGTCATCGCCATGGCCAGAGTGGGAGAGAAGGCGGCAGTGGAGGTCTTCCGGTTTACCAATGGACGTCTTCACGACCAGGAGAGCTTTCTTTTGGGGGAGATTGACACTGAACCGGAGGCGAGACAGGAATTTGTGGAGAGGTATTATACCATGCGTCCCGACGCCATTCCACCGGTCATCGCCATGGACGAACCGGCCGAAGATATGGAGCTGCTGGGACAGTGGCTGTCGGAACGGGCGGGACGAAAGGTGACGCTGCAAATCCCACAGAGAGGGGAACAGCGTCATTTGGTGGATATGTGCCGGGCAAACGCGGCGGAAAAGCTGGCCCAAGATGTGGGGCGGACCGGCAAAGAGGTGGCGGCCTTGGAGGAATTGGGAAGACTTTTAGGCCTGGATTCCCCGCCGCGGTACATTGAGTCCTACGACATCTCCAACACTGCAGGCAGCGACAACGTCGGAGCCATGGTGGTGTTTGAAGACGGACGTCCGTTAAAATCCGCTTACCGCAAGTTTGCCATCAAGGGATTTGAAGGGCAGGACGACTACGCCTCCCTTTACGAGGTGCTGTCCCGCCGCTTTCACCGCTACGAGGAGGAAAAAGAGACGGGGGAAGGATTCGGCCGTCTGCCCGACTTAATCCTCATGGACGGGGGCAAAGGCCAGGTGTCAGCCGTGTTGCCGGTTATCCGGGAGCATGGGCTGGATGTCCCTGTGTTCGGCATGGTCAAGGATGACAAACATCGTACTAGGGCCATCACATCAGAGGGGGCCGAGATCGCCATCGCCGCCACTCGATCGGTCTTTACCTTAGTGTCGGACATCCAGGAGGAAGTGCATCGTTTTGCCATCGGGTACCACCGTCAAAAGAGAAGTAAATCGGCAATCTCTTCTACGCTACAGGGCATTCCCGGCATCGGCCCGGCCCGGGCGAAGGCTTTGCTTCGTACGTTTGGAACAGTAGGCCGTGTCAAGGAGGCCACCGAAGAGGAACTCAGCGCCGTCAAGGGAATGAACGCGCAGGCGGCCAAAGCGGTGCGGGCGTACTTTGACGGAGAGGATTTTTAA
- a CDS encoding aldose 1-epimerase family protein: MLYWLENDQIKISVDTMGGELHHITGKKEGTQYLSDGNPAFWKYHAPILFPIVGKLRDNSYTIEDKTYHLPQHGLARVREFQMVSQSANHLTFELSSSEDTLAIYPYPFVLRIIYRLEGNNLSVTYEVLNPNSSTMYFSIGAHPAFRCPLEEGESLEDYSLVFDSKETAYRIPLNTDGLLKRDKVPFLDRQNTIALSHELFSQDALIFESLKSCTVRLVSKNHKKGLVFDFSEFPYLGIWTIPDKKAPFVCIEPWMGHADYEDFHGDFTQKEGVLSLDTGEAFHCTYSIQINQ, from the coding sequence ATGCTTTATTGGCTGGAAAACGATCAAATAAAAATCAGTGTCGATACCATGGGCGGAGAACTCCATCACATTACCGGCAAAAAAGAGGGAACGCAGTACCTTTCCGACGGAAATCCTGCATTTTGGAAATACCATGCCCCGATTCTTTTCCCCATCGTCGGCAAGCTGCGTGACAACTCCTATACCATAGAAGACAAAACCTATCATCTCCCGCAGCACGGCTTAGCCCGAGTCCGGGAGTTCCAGATGGTCAGCCAATCGGCAAACCATCTCACCTTTGAACTGAGCTCGTCTGAGGATACCCTGGCCATCTATCCTTATCCCTTTGTGCTGCGCATCATTTACCGCTTGGAGGGCAACAATCTCTCGGTGACCTATGAAGTCTTGAATCCCAATAGTTCCACCATGTACTTTTCCATCGGCGCCCATCCGGCCTTCCGCTGTCCGCTTGAGGAAGGTGAAAGCCTGGAGGATTACAGCCTGGTATTCGATTCCAAGGAGACGGCTTATCGTATCCCTCTCAACACCGACGGTCTTCTGAAACGGGATAAAGTTCCCTTTTTAGACCGTCAAAACACCATTGCATTAAGCCACGAGCTTTTCTCCCAGGACGCCCTTATTTTTGAGTCCCTGAAATCCTGCACCGTGCGTCTGGTATCGAAAAATCATAAAAAAGGGTTGGTCTTCGACTTTAGCGAATTCCCCTACTTAGGGATCTGGACCATCCCGGACAAAAAGGCTCCTTTTGTATGCATCGAGCCTTGGATGGGCCACGCTGATTATGAGGATTTCCACGGTGATTTCACGCAAAAGGAAGGCGTCCTGTCCCTGGATACGGGGGAAGCCTTCCACTGTACCTATTCCATCCAAATCAATCAATGA
- the rsmD gene encoding 16S rRNA (guanine(966)-N(2))-methyltransferase RsmD, which translates to MRVITGLAKGKRLVTREGTDVRPTTERVKEALFSILQFDLEGRRILDLFAGSGQLGIEALSRGAASAVFVDSSSQSIKVIQQNLLNTGLGQNAQVVCSDFASYLAGNTGTFDIVFLDPPYRKGLLEQALPLVAPRLNAGGSLVCEHPKGTELPPEAGPLTRVRTYSYGQVLISLYRGEAL; encoded by the coding sequence ATGAGGGTGATTACAGGGCTTGCCAAAGGAAAACGCCTTGTCACGAGAGAAGGAACCGACGTGCGCCCCACCACGGAACGGGTGAAGGAAGCGCTGTTTAGCATCTTGCAGTTTGACTTGGAAGGTCGGCGTATTTTGGATTTGTTTGCCGGATCAGGTCAATTGGGCATCGAGGCATTGAGCCGAGGTGCGGCATCGGCGGTGTTTGTGGATTCCAGTTCGCAGAGCATCAAGGTCATCCAGCAGAATTTATTAAACACAGGTCTAGGACAAAATGCACAGGTGGTGTGCAGCGACTTTGCGTCTTATTTGGCGGGCAATACCGGTACGTTCGACATTGTATTTTTAGATCCGCCTTACCGCAAGGGCCTTTTGGAACAGGCGCTTCCGCTGGTAGCGCCGCGGCTCAACGCAGGCGGAAGCCTAGTGTGCGAGCATCCGAAGGGGACGGAGTTACCGCCTGAAGCAGGACCATTGACTCGGGTCCGGACGTATTCCTACGGCCAGGTTTTGATTTCATTGTATCGAGGTGAGGCATTGTGA
- the coaD gene encoding pantetheine-phosphate adenylyltransferase, with product MITAICPGSFDPVTLGHIDIVTRAASMFDRVIVTVMANFNKKPAFSAQERMDMLRRTIHLPNVEVDCYDGLLADYAREKGAKAVVKGLRAVSDFEYEFQMALTNKRMNPELETVFLTTRSEYMFLSSSIVKQVATLGGDISGFVPPSIMEEIQSRFYRGGRLT from the coding sequence GTGATTACAGCCATTTGTCCAGGTAGTTTTGACCCGGTGACGTTGGGGCATATTGATATTGTCACCCGCGCCGCCTCTATGTTTGACCGCGTCATTGTGACGGTCATGGCCAACTTTAATAAGAAACCGGCCTTTTCTGCCCAGGAGAGAATGGACATGCTTCGCCGCACCATCCATCTGCCCAATGTAGAGGTGGATTGTTACGATGGCCTGCTGGCCGATTACGCCCGGGAAAAGGGAGCTAAAGCGGTGGTCAAGGGCCTCAGGGCGGTGTCTGACTTTGAGTATGAATTCCAGATGGCCCTGACCAACAAACGTATGAACCCGGAACTGGAGACGGTATTCCTGACCACCCGGTCGGAATACATGTTCTTAAGCTCCAGCATTGTCAAGCAGGTGGCCACTTTGGGCGGGGATATCTCCGGCTTTGTGCCGCCCAGCATTATGGAAGAAATTCAATCTCGTTTTTATAGAGGAGGTCGTCTTACATGA
- a CDS encoding ATPase: MTVDELLDQIDELMEKAFNFPLSGGKCVVDSERVQEIVDDIRLNLPQEIRQARAIVADRGDIIATARREGEGIVRAAEERARSLVAQEEITKQAQQKATEILSQAQLKAREMRKAANDYVDELMKRTDEALTANVVSVREQAKKNDEAMMQLISELRHTRQNLRSSKNSD; encoded by the coding sequence ATGACTGTCGATGAATTACTGGATCAAATTGATGAATTAATGGAAAAAGCCTTTAATTTCCCGTTAAGCGGTGGAAAATGCGTTGTGGATTCCGAACGCGTACAGGAGATTGTGGATGATATTCGTCTCAACCTGCCTCAGGAGATCCGTCAGGCCAGGGCCATTGTGGCCGATCGCGGCGATATCATCGCCACAGCCCGTCGGGAGGGCGAGGGCATTGTCCGCGCCGCTGAGGAGCGCGCCCGCAGTCTGGTGGCCCAGGAGGAGATCACCAAGCAGGCCCAGCAGAAGGCCACGGAGATTCTCAGCCAGGCCCAGCTAAAGGCGAGGGAGATGCGCAAAGCGGCCAACGACTATGTGGACGAGCTGATGAAGCGGACCGATGAAGCGTTGACGGCCAATGTGGTGAGCGTGCGGGAGCAGGCCAAGAAAAACGACGAGGCCATGATGCAGCTCATTTCCGAACTGCGCCACACCCGTCAGAATCTGCGGTCCTCCAAAAACAGTGATTAA
- a CDS encoding S1 RNA-binding domain-containing protein, which translates to MTHFYPEGLLLDTLENKAAQSSRSALEEARQQGRILEGRATLCDSMHNLWVDVGCMRGMIPHDEGAYGIREGSVRDIALISRVNKPVCFVVTGFDRDSLGVYALLSRRAVQEQCLRSYIAALRPGDIIPARITHLEPFGAFADIGCGLPSLIPIDSISVSRISHPRDRFSTGMDIRAVVRSVEPGGRVCLTHKELLGTWEQNAALFEQGETVAGVIRSVENYGVFVELAPNLAGLAEPRDDVHAGQQACVFIKSLIPDRMKVKLIIIDAFDADYPPTEPRYFFEGDRMECWRYSPEQCSRIIETVFTDPPEQEET; encoded by the coding sequence ATGACGCATTTTTATCCCGAAGGCCTGCTGCTGGATACGTTGGAAAACAAGGCCGCTCAAAGCAGTCGCTCCGCCTTGGAGGAAGCGCGGCAACAGGGACGCATCCTGGAAGGACGTGCTACATTGTGTGACAGTATGCATAATTTATGGGTGGATGTGGGATGTATGCGGGGCATGATCCCCCACGACGAAGGGGCTTACGGCATCCGGGAGGGATCGGTGCGGGACATCGCCCTCATCTCACGGGTCAATAAGCCGGTGTGTTTTGTCGTCACCGGGTTTGACAGGGACTCCTTAGGGGTGTACGCTTTGTTATCGCGCCGGGCCGTACAGGAACAATGTTTGCGCAGTTACATCGCCGCCCTGCGTCCCGGGGATATCATCCCCGCCCGCATCACCCATTTGGAGCCTTTTGGCGCTTTTGCCGACATCGGCTGTGGACTCCCATCCCTGATTCCCATCGACTCCATCTCGGTTTCCCGCATCTCCCATCCCAGGGACCGCTTCTCCACCGGCATGGATATCCGTGCCGTAGTGCGGTCGGTGGAACCGGGCGGCCGGGTATGTCTGACCCACAAGGAATTGTTGGGCACATGGGAACAAAACGCCGCCCTGTTTGAACAGGGGGAAACGGTTGCCGGCGTCATCCGAAGCGTGGAGAATTACGGCGTATTCGTGGAGCTGGCTCCCAACTTGGCCGGATTGGCCGAACCTCGTGACGACGTCCATGCCGGACAGCAGGCCTGCGTCTTCATCAAGAGTCTGATCCCCGACCGGATGAAGGTGAAGCTCATCATCATCGACGCCTTTGATGCCGATTATCCCCCAACCGAACCCCGTTATTTCTTTGAAGGCGACCGGATGGAATGCTGGCGCTATTCTCCCGAGCAGTGCAGCCGCATCATCGAAACGGTATTTACCGATCCGCCTGAGCAGGAGGAAACATAA
- a CDS encoding DUF951 domain-containing protein: MDVQIGDILEMRKNHPCGGNLFLVLRSGMDFRIRCQKCGREVMVPRAKAERNIKKIIRPEDKG, encoded by the coding sequence ATGGATGTTCAAATAGGGGATATTTTGGAGATGAGAAAAAATCATCCTTGCGGCGGCAATTTGTTTTTGGTGCTGCGTTCGGGGATGGATTTTCGCATTCGTTGCCAGAAGTGCGGCCGGGAGGTCATGGTGCCCCGGGCCAAGGCGGAACGCAACATCAAAAAGATTATCCGGCCGGAGGACAAAGGGTAG